In the genome of Maribacter forsetii DSM 18668, the window GCGCCGTAGTGAAATTTGCTTACAAAAAGAAAGTCTCCTACTCTTAAAGTACGTTCTAGAGAACCTGTAGGTATTACATAAGGTTGAATAAAATAAGTGTGTACCAAAGTAGCAGCAACTACTGCGAATAAAATGGAGCTAACCCATTCACCTGCAGCTGTTGTTGGGTGTAACGATCTGTCCTCAATATATTTTACATCGAGAGAATAGTTTACGTAGTAAATATAAAAACCAAGTGTCAATACCACGATCCAAGTTTCTAACTTGCTATTTCTTCCGAAGCTTCTTATGGTTTCTACCCATATTACGGGGAACATCAAAAGGTTGATTATAGGGATGAATAATAAAATCACCCACCATTTTGGTCTATTGATTATTTGCATTAAAACTATGGCATTATAAACAGGTATTGCTGCTTCCCAAGCTTTTCTGCCTGCTTTAACGTATAGTTTCCAAGTACCTAAGAAATGTATTACTTGTACAATGAGAATAAAAATAATCCATTGGGTGCCGTTCATCGTCTTTGTTTTTTATTGAAATAGAATGAATTTTTAGATGTATTGGTTAACATCGATAATCCATCAGTCTTATAGATTGATTTTTGTTACGTTTTTAACCTAGGTTTAACACATCTCGCATTGAAAAAACACCTGTTTTTCCGATGATCCATTCCGCAGCTGTAACGGCTCCTAAGGCGAAACCTTCTCTGTTATGGGCAGTATGTTTTATTTCAATACTATCTACAACACAGTTATATGCAACGGTGTGTGTACCTGGTACTTTGCCAATTCGTTTAGATGTGATTTTAAGGCTCTCGTCAGCTGTGCTATCTAATTTCCATTGGGCGTAATTAGAATTAGCAATGACACCTTCTGCTAAGGTTATTGCTGTACCGCTTGGGGCATCTAATTTTTGAGTATGATGTATTTCTTCTAATTCTACTTTATATTCTGGAAGATTTTGCATCATTTTTGCCAAGTAATTATTTAGCTCGAAAAAAATGTTTACTCCTAAACTAAAATTAGAAGCGTAAATAAAAGCACCTTTCTTTTCTTTACATAAAGAAATTGCTTCATCATACTTATCTAACCAACCGGTTGTTCCTGAGATTACGGGAATATTGTTATTCAAGCATTTGGTAATATTGCCGAAAGCTGCTTCAGGCATACTAAAATCAATAGCAACATCCATTTTGCTGAAATCAATATTCTCAGAATTTTCGTCAATTTTGGCAATAATCTCATGACCACGTTTTAGAGCGATTTGCTCTATCATCTGACCCATTTTTCCGTATCCGAAAAGTGCAATTCTCATTCTTAAAATTTAATAGTTAATGCCATACCGTAATTTGGACTATTGGTTACCTGATTGTAATCAAAATAGGGCTCAAAGTCTAAACTAAGATCGTCGTCTATATTGAATTGTTTTAAATGGGCGTCTACATTAGCATCTACTATATTTAAGGCATATAAAGCTATAGTCGCTACTAGCCAAAGATCGCGATCACTTTGAAAACGCTCTTGTTGAGATTCAAGATCGTCATCACCAAACAATGGTAAAGTACCTTCGCCATTAAATTCATCATCTGTAAACCCGGCTTGTCTTCTTATAAAAGCGGTTCTAAATCTTTGATATTGATTATTGTTCCATGCATACATATAAGCACTACCACCAATAGCACCCCACACAATGGGTGCTTTCCAGTACCGCTTATTATAAATTTGACCCAATCCTGGTATAACGGCAGAGTAAAATGCTGCTTTACTTGGTGCTAACGGATTGAATTCCTTTTTTGCTTTTTTAAAAGAAACGGAATCTTTGATAACTACTCCCATATCAGCCAAATCTGCTTGTACGCTGTCTATTTCAGTTTTAGGAATAGAATCTTGCTCCTCTTGAGAATAGGAGAAATTAATGAATAATAATAAAGTACTAAATAATAAAAGATAGTTACGCACCTGTTATCAATTTTTTGATACGGTCAAATTCCTCTTGAGACTTAAATGGTATGGTTATTTTTCCTCTTGCATTATCAGCAGATTTAATATCTACCTTTACCGATAAGGCATCGGTTAGTTCCTTTATCCCTTTACGTACAAAAACAGAAGCTTCTTTTTTTACTGTCTTAACTACGTCGTCAGTTGGTACATCATCTGCATGATAGGCTTTTACAGCACTTTCAGTATCTCTAACAGAAAGGTTGTCAAATATAATCTTTTCGTAAAGCGAAATTTGATCTTGCTTTTTGTCAATATTAACCAAAGCTCTTCCGTGGCCCATAGTTAAAAAACCATCGCGCATACCCGTTTGTATAATTGGATCTAACTTTAATAGACGTAAGTAATTGGCAATAGTTGATCTTTTTTTTCCAACACGTTCACTGAGCCTCTCTTGAGTAAGGTTGATTTCATCAATAAGACGTTGGTAAGAGAGTGCTATTTCAATGGGGTCTAAATCTTGTCGTTGAATATTCTCAACCAAAGCCATCTCTAAAGACTCTTGGTCATTAGCGATACGTATGTAAGCTGGTATAGTTTCTAATCCTAAAAGTTTAGAAGCACGATATCTTCTTTCTCCAGATACCAGTTGGTATTCGTTAAAGCCTAGTTTTCTAACAGTAATTGGCTGAATAACACCCAATTCTTTTATAGAAGCTGCTAATTCTTTTATAGATTCATCATTGAAATTAGAACGTGGTTGAAATGGGTTTACTTCAATGTGATCTAAATCTAACTCTATTATATTACCAACAACTTTATCTGCATTCTTATCTGATGCCGTGTTTATATCATTCTCCGGGTCTTTCAAAAGAGCTGAAAGTCCTCTACCAAGAGCTTGTTTCTTTGTCGCTTTTGCCATACTTAAACCGTCTGCTTATTTTTTTTGACTATCTCGTTAGCCATGTTCAAATAGTTTGTTGCTCCTTTACTGGCAGCATCATATTTGATTATACTTTCTCCGTAACTAGGAGCTTCACTTAACCTAACATTACGCTGAATTACAGTTTCGAAAACCATGTCTCCGAAGTGCTTTCTTACTTCATCTACTACCTGGTTAGATAAACGTAATCTAGAATCGTACATCGTCAACAACATACCTTCGATATCTAATTCGGCATTATGTAATTTTTGAACACTTTTAATGGTGTTCAATAATTTGCCTAATCCTTCTAATGCAAAATACTCGCATTGAATAGGAATTATTACTGAATCTGCTGCAGTTAATGCATTCAATGTCAGTAGTCCTAATGAAGGAGCACAATCAATTAGGATATAATCGTAATCGTTCTTAAGGTCTAAAATAGCCTTTTTCATCATGTATTCACGCTCATCCTTGTCTACCAATTCGATTTCGATGGCAACAAGGTCAATGTGTGCAGGGATAAGGTCTACATTGGGTGATGTGGTGGGGATGATAGCCTCCTTGGCGGTTTTCGTATGTTCCAAAAGTTGGTACGTACCTAATTCAACACCATCGACATCTATACCTAACCCAGAAGTTGCGTTTGCTTGGGGGTCAGCATCGATTAATAAAACCTTTTTTTCCAATACACCTAGAGAGGCAGCTAAGTTAACTGTGGTAGTAGTTTTACCTACGCCTCCTTTTTGATTGGCTATAGCAATAATCTTGCCCATGTTCAAAGTAAGTTAGGTGGTAAAAATACAATTATTTATGGGGCTAATGAAAGCTTTTTGTTAACACTAAGTGAATTAGCGCTTACTTTTCTTTAATAAAGCGTTAAACTTTTAATTATGAAATGGTTAACGCCGTGTTTGTTACTTAGTATATTAAAAGGCAAAAACTTATTAAAAAGGATATGAAAAATTATTTATTATCCTTGAGTTTTAAACTGTCCTCGTATTCAATAAGATATATTTCTTCGTTCTTTTTCTTTAGGTAATATTCTTCTCGAGCAAAGCGTTCAAGTTCATCTTCGTCAGATAATTTTTCGATAATTTTTTTATCTCTGGCTATTTCTTCTTTTAAAAAATCTTGGGTTTTTTCTAATTTTTTGATTTCTTTTCTTAATTCTAGATGAATTAAGAGTGAATTGGTATCAAAAAAAAGCATCCAAACAACAAAAACGGATAGGACCAATACATACATATTGGTCATGATCTTAAACCATTTTTTTTGTTTTAAATCCTTAAAAGCCATTACTCTTGCATGATTTTTTCGTTGATAATACTCTTAACTATTTCAACGGCAACCGTGTTGTATTTATTATTCGGAATAATAATATCTGCATACTCTTTTGTAGGTTCAATGAACTGTTCGTGCATTGGCTTAATTACGGCTTGGTATTTTTCTATAGTTTCATCCAAATCCCAACCTCTTTCGTTAACATCTCGCTTTAATCTTCTGATCAGTCTTTCATCCGTATCTGCGTGCACGAATATTTTAATATCAAACATTTTACGAATGGCAGAATTGGTCATAATCAATATACCTTCAACGATAATAACCTTTGTTGGGTGTGTTAAAACTGTTTTTGCAGTTCGGTTACATTCTAAAAAGGAATATACAGGCTGTTCGATTGATTCTCCATTTTTTAAAGCAATCAAATGTTGCTCCAATAATACGAAATCTATAGAGCTTGGGTGGTCAAAGTTAGTTTTGCGTCGCTCTTCAAGAGATAAATGAGATAGGTCGTTATAGTAAGAATCTTGTGATATTACCCCAACTTCTTGATTTGGTAATTCATTTATTATTTGATTTACTACTGTGGTTTTTCCACAACCTGTTCCACCGGCAATACCTATAATCAGCATACATTGTAATTTAATGCAAAAGTACATATTTGAATTTCAAAAATGCATACTCTCAAATATCAACTTTTAATAACATAGCTTGAAATGTTAAGCCGTATTTTTGTATAATGCAGAATGAACAGGTAAAACCGAATTTTGAGTTTGTTGCCCTAATGGCTTCTTTAATGTCTATTGTAGCATTGACAATCGATGCCATTTTACCTGCTATCGCAGATATTGGTGTGTCTATCAATAGCTTGGATCCAACCCAAAATCAGTTATTGGTGACAATGATTTTTTTAGGATTGGGAGTAGGGCAGTTGTTTTTTGGTCCATTATCAGATAGTCTTGGTAGAAAGCCCATTGTATACTTTGGGTTTACTGTTTTTTTAATTGCCAGTATCATTTGTTTGTTAGCGCCAAATCTTGAGGTAATGTTAGTTGGTCGTGTATTGCAGGGAATTGGTCTTTCTGCACCCAGAACTATAAGTATTTCTATAATTCGTGATACCTACCGTGGGGATTACATGGCTAAAATTATGTCATTTGTTACAGCGTTCTTTATTCTTGTTCCTGTGGTGGCACCTGCTATTGGTAAAGCGGTAATGGGTATTACGGGTTGGCAGGGTATTTTTTACATGCAATTGTTCTTTGCTCTGGTTGTAGGGATTTGGTTTTATAAAAGACAAGAAGAAACCTTACATCCGGAATACAAAGTTCCTTTTTCTTTTCATGTTTTTATTAGAGGGACTAAAGAGATTTTTAAATACAAAGAAACCGTTTCGTGTACCATGATATCAGGATTGATTACAGGATCTTTTCTTGTATATTTAAGTTCTGCTCAACATGTTTTTGAAGAGCTTTACGGGTTAACGGAAACATTCCCTTATGTGTTTGCCGGACTTGCGCTTTCAGTTGGGTTTTCTACTTTAATGAACGGTACGTTGGTATTGCGTTTTGGAATGCGGAATTTATCTTTTGCAGCGTTAGTAGCATTCACATTTATAGCCTTGTCATATAGTCTGTTATTTTTAGGGGCTAAAAATCCAAGTATTACTATTTTACTGATATTCTTATCACTGCAGTTTTTGTGTTTAGGATTTATTTGGGGAAATATGCGATCCATTGCAATGGAACCTATTGGTCATATTGCTGGTATTGGAGCAGCAATTACCGGATTCATCTCTACAATTCTCTCTATTCCAATTTCAATTTTCGTGGGTAGCTTTATAGAAGATTCTGTTTGGGCACTTTTTGCTGGCTTGGGTGTATGCGGACTTATATCAGTGATTTTATTTATGACATTTAAAACGCGTCCACTTTTTGCAAGTAATCGTGCTTTTTCAAATCAATCCTAATATTTTTTTGTCTTAATTTACGAAGTAGTCTATGTTTTGAAAAAAATAAAAATCCATCAAACTCCAATTTATACGGGTTTGATGGATTTTAAATTAAACAGTGCTATAAATTGAATTCTTGATTACAGCGAATTATCCATGATTTCTTGAACAATTTCCGGATTTAGTAACGTACTGGTATCTCCTAAATTACTTGTATCATTACTCGCGATTTTACGTAATATTCTACGCATGATTTTACCGCTTCGCGTTTTAGGAAGTCCAGATACGAACTGAATTTTATCCAATTTTGCAATAGGACCAACAAGTTCGGTAATCTGTTGGTTGATTTCTTTTCTTAAGTTATCGCGATCTCTACTTTCACCTGTTTCTTTTAGAATAACATATCCGTAAAGAGCATTTCCTTTTACATCATGAGGGAAACCTACAATTGCGGATTCTGCCACTGCTGGGTGTTCGTTAATGGAATCTTCTATTGGTGCAGTACCTAAATTATGACCTGAAACTATGATGACATCATCTACACGACCAGTAATTCTGTAATATCCAACGGCATCTCTCAACGCGCCATCGCCTGTAAAATACATGTTTTCATATGCTGAAAAATAAGTGTCTCTGTAGCGGTCGTGGTTACCCCAAATAGTTCTGGCTATAGATGGCCATGGGAATTTTACACATAGCCTGCCTTCTACTTGATTACCTTTTACTTCTTTTGCGTTTTCGTCCATTAACGCTGGTTGTATACCAATAAATGGCAGCGTTGCATAAGTTGGAGTAGTAGGGGTTACGTAAGGTATAGGGGTGATCATAATACCACCGGTTTCTGTTTGCCACCACGTATCTACAATAGGGCTATTCTTTTTGCCAACATTATTATTGTACCAATGCCATGCTTCTTCATTGATAGGTTCGCCTACAGATCCTAAAACTTTAAGGCTGGATAAATCATGTTTTTCAACAAAATCCAAACTTTCTTTACCTAGCGCTCTAATAGCTGTTGGCGCGGTATAAAATTGATTTACTTTGTGTTTTTCAACAACTTCCCAAAAACGACCAAAATCCGGATAGGAGGGAACTCCTTCAAACATTAAAGTAGTTGCTCCATTTGCTAATGGTCCATAGACAATATACGAATGTCCGGTAATCCAACCGATATCCGCAGTGCACCAATACACATCATTTTCGGTATATTGAAATACGTTTTTAAAGGTGTAGGCTGTATATACCATGTAACCTGCGGTGGTATGCACCATTCCTTTTGGGGTTCCGGTAGAACCTGAAGTGTATAGTATAAATAACGGGTCTTCAGCATCCATAACCTCAGCTACACAATCTGCATAGGCTTCATCTAACAATGGTTGTAGCCATTTGTCCCTACCTTCTAACATATCAATTTTAGATTTGGTACGTTTTACGACCAGCACATTTGCAACTCCTGGACAACCTTCCAAAGCTTTATCAACAATGCCTTTTAGATCTATTGATTTGTTTCCTCTATAAGAACCATCTGATGTCAATACAACCTTACAGTCAGAATCATTGATACGCGTTGCTAATGCATGAGATGAAAACCCTGCAAATACTACTGAATGTATAGCCCCAATACGCGCACATGCTAAAAGTGC includes:
- the dapB gene encoding 4-hydroxy-tetrahydrodipicolinate reductase, whose protein sequence is MRIALFGYGKMGQMIEQIALKRGHEIIAKIDENSENIDFSKMDVAIDFSMPEAAFGNITKCLNNNIPVISGTTGWLDKYDEAISLCKEKKGAFIYASNFSLGVNIFFELNNYLAKMMQNLPEYKVELEEIHHTQKLDAPSGTAITLAEGVIANSNYAQWKLDSTADESLKITSKRIGKVPGTHTVAYNCVVDSIEIKHTAHNREGFALGAVTAAEWIIGKTGVFSMRDVLNLG
- the udk gene encoding uridine kinase; the protein is MLIIGIAGGTGCGKTTVVNQIINELPNQEVGVISQDSYYNDLSHLSLEERRKTNFDHPSSIDFVLLEQHLIALKNGESIEQPVYSFLECNRTAKTVLTHPTKVIIVEGILIMTNSAIRKMFDIKIFVHADTDERLIRRLKRDVNERGWDLDETIEKYQAVIKPMHEQFIEPTKEYADIIIPNNKYNTVAVEIVKSIINEKIMQE
- a CDS encoding ParA family protein yields the protein MGKIIAIANQKGGVGKTTTTVNLAASLGVLEKKVLLIDADPQANATSGLGIDVDGVELGTYQLLEHTKTAKEAIIPTTSPNVDLIPAHIDLVAIEIELVDKDEREYMMKKAILDLKNDYDYILIDCAPSLGLLTLNALTAADSVIIPIQCEYFALEGLGKLLNTIKSVQKLHNAELDIEGMLLTMYDSRLRLSNQVVDEVRKHFGDMVFETVIQRNVRLSEAPSYGESIIKYDAASKGATNYLNMANEIVKKNKQTV
- a CDS encoding ParB/RepB/Spo0J family partition protein, whose protein sequence is MAKATKKQALGRGLSALLKDPENDINTASDKNADKVVGNIIELDLDHIEVNPFQPRSNFNDESIKELAASIKELGVIQPITVRKLGFNEYQLVSGERRYRASKLLGLETIPAYIRIANDQESLEMALVENIQRQDLDPIEIALSYQRLIDEINLTQERLSERVGKKRSTIANYLRLLKLDPIIQTGMRDGFLTMGHGRALVNIDKKQDQISLYEKIIFDNLSVRDTESAVKAYHADDVPTDDVVKTVKKEASVFVRKGIKELTDALSVKVDIKSADNARGKITIPFKSQEEFDRIKKLITGA
- a CDS encoding multidrug effflux MFS transporter; this encodes MQNEQVKPNFEFVALMASLMSIVALTIDAILPAIADIGVSINSLDPTQNQLLVTMIFLGLGVGQLFFGPLSDSLGRKPIVYFGFTVFLIASIICLLAPNLEVMLVGRVLQGIGLSAPRTISISIIRDTYRGDYMAKIMSFVTAFFILVPVVAPAIGKAVMGITGWQGIFYMQLFFALVVGIWFYKRQEETLHPEYKVPFSFHVFIRGTKEIFKYKETVSCTMISGLITGSFLVYLSSAQHVFEELYGLTETFPYVFAGLALSVGFSTLMNGTLVLRFGMRNLSFAALVAFTFIALSYSLLFLGAKNPSITILLIFLSLQFLCLGFIWGNMRSIAMEPIGHIAGIGAAITGFISTILSIPISIFVGSFIEDSVWALFAGLGVCGLISVILFMTFKTRPLFASNRAFSNQS
- a CDS encoding FtsB family cell division protein; translation: MAFKDLKQKKWFKIMTNMYVLVLSVFVVWMLFFDTNSLLIHLELRKEIKKLEKTQDFLKEEIARDKKIIEKLSDEDELERFAREEYYLKKKNEEIYLIEYEDSLKLKDNK
- the acs gene encoding acetate--CoA ligase encodes the protein MYNKLTHTMSNYHIKHLEEYYQVYRKSVRNPEAFWEEIAEEHFVWRKRWDNVLTWDFKKPEIKWFEGAKLNITENCLDRHLPTRGNKTAIIFEPNNPKEEAQHITYRQLHERVCRMANVLLDHGVKKGDRVCIYLPMIPELSVALLACARIGAIHSVVFAGFSSHALATRINDSDCKVVLTSDGSYRGNKSIDLKGIVDKALEGCPGVANVLVVKRTKSKIDMLEGRDKWLQPLLDEAYADCVAEVMDAEDPLFILYTSGSTGTPKGMVHTTAGYMVYTAYTFKNVFQYTENDVYWCTADIGWITGHSYIVYGPLANGATTLMFEGVPSYPDFGRFWEVVEKHKVNQFYTAPTAIRALGKESLDFVEKHDLSSLKVLGSVGEPINEEAWHWYNNNVGKKNSPIVDTWWQTETGGIMITPIPYVTPTTPTYATLPFIGIQPALMDENAKEVKGNQVEGRLCVKFPWPSIARTIWGNHDRYRDTYFSAYENMYFTGDGALRDAVGYYRITGRVDDVIIVSGHNLGTAPIEDSINEHPAVAESAIVGFPHDVKGNALYGYVILKETGESRDRDNLRKEINQQITELVGPIAKLDKIQFVSGLPKTRSGKIMRRILRKIASNDTSNLGDTSTLLNPEIVQEIMDNSL
- a CDS encoding DUF5683 domain-containing protein, translating into MRNYLLLFSTLLLFINFSYSQEEQDSIPKTEIDSVQADLADMGVVIKDSVSFKKAKKEFNPLAPSKAAFYSAVIPGLGQIYNKRYWKAPIVWGAIGGSAYMYAWNNNQYQRFRTAFIRRQAGFTDDEFNGEGTLPLFGDDDLESQQERFQSDRDLWLVATIALYALNIVDANVDAHLKQFNIDDDLSLDFEPYFDYNQVTNSPNYGMALTIKF